One stretch of Arachis duranensis cultivar V14167 chromosome 1, aradu.V14167.gnm2.J7QH, whole genome shotgun sequence DNA includes these proteins:
- the LOC107459576 gene encoding protein FLX-like 4, which translates to MMGHGTFPGLSSAAGRSLESLPSPQLLENKIAAQEVEIERLIGDNRKLANTHVALREALVAATQDVQKVKSHIRSIQTESDIQIRVLLDKIAKMEVDIRAGDSIKKELQQAHINAQSLATSRQELSARIQRATEELKKACSDVQSTPDLQTELDSLVQEHQRLRATFEYEKNKNIELVEEMKAKENNLISMAKEVEMLRAEILNVEKRVKAPNQFGAATPVDSTGPFLDAYGRGHGQMAFAQVGENVVPYGDSNGIAAGSSAGCGGGGAVWTGSYDPSVARR; encoded by the exons ATGATGGGGCACGGTACATTTCCTGGTTTGAGTTCTGCTGCCGGTCGTTCTTTGGAGTCCCTGCCTTCTCCTCAATTGTTGGAGAATAAAATTGCAGCTCAGGAAGTAGAAATAGAGCGACTCATTGGGGATAACCGGAAATTGGCAAATACTCATGTGGCCTTAAGGGAGGCACTTGTGGCTGCTACTCAGGATGTGCAAAAGGTGAAGTCACACATTCGAAGCATCCAGACGGAAAGTGACATACAGATCAGAGTTTTACTGGATAAGATTGCTAAAATGGAGGTAGATATTAGAGCAGGTGACAGCATAAAGAAGGAACTGCAGCAGGCCCATATTAATGCACAGAGCTTGGCAACTTCCAGGCAGGAATTGAGTGCCCGAATTCAACGAGCCACTGAGGAACTGAAGAAGGCTTGTAGCGATGTTCAGAGTACTCCAGATTTGCAGACTGAACTGGACAGTTTAGTGCAAGAGCACCAAAGATTACG TGCCACATTCGAGtatgaaaagaacaaaaacatagAGCTAGTGGAGGAAATGAAAGCCAAGGAGAACAACCTAATATCAATGGCCAAAGAAGTTGAAATGTTACGAGCTGAGATTTTGAACGTTGAGAAAAGAGTAAAAG CTCCAAACCAGTTTGGAGCCGCTACGCCTGTAGACAGTACTGGTCCCTTTCTTGATGCTTATGGGAGAGGTCATGGTCAAATGGCGTTTGCTCAAGTAGGAGAAAATGTTGTACCATATGGAGATAGCAATGGCATAGCAGCGGGCAGTAGTGCTGGTTGTGGCGGGGGTGGTGCTGTATGGACAGGATCGTATGATCCCTCAGTTGCTCGGAGATGA
- the LOC107459540 gene encoding uncharacterized protein LOC107459540: MPKMNPKGIYVNKSLRLDKLQVYGFDYDYTLAHYSSALQTLIYDLAKEYMVNELRYPEICMEFKYDPSFPIRGLYYDKSKGCLMKLDFFGSIEPDGCYFGRRRLSRREIRDVYGTRHIGRDQARSLVGLMDFFCFSEACLLADIVQYFVDAKLEFDASYIYEDVIRAIDHVHRSGRVHRGILSDPHRYLVKNGTMLSFLKMLREKGKKLFLLTNSPYYFVDGGMRFMLQDSMDCRDSWMELFDVVIAKANKPQFYTSDHPFRCYDMEKDKLTFTKVEKFLPNKIYYHGCLKSFLQITKWKGPEVIYFGDHLFSDLRGPSKAGWRTAAIIHELENEIRIQNGDNYRWEQAKFHIIQELLGKLHATAANSMRTSSCNLLLEELNGERQKARNMMKTMFNKSFGATFLTSTGQESAFAYNIHQYADVYTSKPENFLLHSTEAWLHVPYDVKIMPHHVKIPSSLFNT; the protein is encoded by the exons ATGCCCAAAATGAATCCCAAAG GCATATACGTGAATAAGAGCTTGAGATTGGACAAATTGCAAGTTTATGGTTTTGACTACGATTACACATTGGCACATTACTCATCTGCCTTGCAGACTTTGATATATGACTTGGCCAAGGAGTACATGGTGAATGAG CTTAGGTATCCTGAGATTTGCATGGAATTCAAGTATGATCCAAGTTTCCCCATTCGAGGCTTATACTATGATAAGTCTAAAGGGTGCCTAATGAAGCTGGATTTCTTCGGGTCAATTGAGCCAGATGGATGTTATTTTGGTCGACGCAGG CTAAGCCGAAGGGAAATTCGTGATGTATATGGAACACGACATATTGGTCGCGATCAAGCTCGATCACTTGTTGGTTTGATGGATTTCTTCTGCTTCAGTGAG GCATGCCTCCTTGCAGATATAGTGCAATACTTTGTTGATGCCAAGCTAGAATTTGATGCTTCCTACATATATGAAGACGTGATTCGGGCAATTGATCATGTCCACCGGAGTGGCCGGGTTCACAGAGGAATTCTCTCTGATCCACATAGATACTTAGTTAAAAAT GGGACGATGTTGAGTTTTCTTAAGATGCTAAGGGAGAAGGGCAAGAAGCTTTTCTTGTTGACTAATTCTCCTTATTACTTTGTGGATGGAGGAATGCGTTTTATGTTACAG GATTCTATGGATTGTAGAGACTCCTGGATGGAACTGTTTGATGTTGTGATTGCTAAGGCTAATAAACCACAGTTTTATACATCTGATCATCCATTCCG TTGTTATGACATGGAGAAGGACAAATTAACTTTTACCAAAGTCGAGAAATTTCTtccaaacaaaatatattatcaTGGATGCCTCAAATCCTTTCTCCAAATAACAAAGTGGAAGGGCCCAGAG GTGATATATTTTGGAGATCATCTATTTAGCGACCTGAGAGGTCCCTCAAAGGCAGGTTGGCGCACAGCTGCTATCATCCATGAACTGGAG AATGAAATACGCATACAGAATGGAGATAATTACCGTTGGGAACAG GCCAAGTTTCATATAATACAAGAATTACTAGGTAAGTTGCATGCAACTGCGGCTAATAGTATGAGAACCTCgtcttgcaatttacttctgGAAGAACTTAATGGGGAAAGGCAAAAAGCACGCAATATGATGAAGACGATGTTTAATAAGTCTTTTGGAGCAACATTCCTGACTAGTACAGGTCAGGAATCTGCTTTTGCTTATAACATTCATCAGTATGCAGATGTTTATACCAGTAAGCCGGAGAATTTTCTTCTCCATTCAACTGAAGCTTGGCTTCATGTTCCATATGATGTCAAGATTATGCCTCATCACGTGAAG ATTCCATCAAGTTTGTTTAATACCTGA
- the LOC107459521 gene encoding uncharacterized protein LOC107459521, which produces MTSLARSLRRLRPAVIWIADLVAETPHQLQKTSHIHSSCHRVLNPAQTNLFKNHSFTASTRAISVHAAKLTNGAAETNRAGPLVEYERRICSGELVDGDRCQVVTLTELQRLYDELVQSADECQLDRNVEKPVRSGWLWSRLLSHPSHSPVKGLYLYGGVGTGKTMLMDLFFDQLPSNWRKKRIHFHDFMLKVHGLLQKHKGLSDPLEVVAGEISEEAILLCLDEFMVTDVADALILNRLFKHLFSKGIILVATSNRAPDNLYEGGLQRDLFLPFIATLKERCVIHEIGSSIDYRKMTSGEEGFYFIGTDSSAFLKQKFQQLVGEGTATPKEVEVVMGRKLKVPLGANGCAYFTFEELCDRPLAAADYLGLFKNFHTLALEGIPIFGLQNKSAAHRFVTLIDVTYENKARLLCTAEGSPQELFEKIVTISEAKQMAPRTASRSQKSDVSDLCVDNELGFAKDRTISRLTEINSKEYLEQHAAMLAEKKVDQGRMDQDAVEA; this is translated from the exons ATGACAAGCTTGGCTCGTTCTCTTCGCCGGTTGCGACCGGCGGTAATTTGGATCGCTGATTTAGTTGCAGAAACACCACATCAATTGCAGAAGACCTCTCATATTCATAGTTCATGTCACAGAGTTCTTAATCCTGCTCAAACCAACTTGTTCAAGAACCATTCATTCACCGCATCCACAAGAGCTATCTCAGTTCACGCTGCAAAACTCACCAATGGAG CTGCAGAAACAAATAGAGCAGGGCCTCTTGTGGAGTATGAACGAAGAATCTGTAGCGGCGAGCTAGTAGATGGTGATAGATGCCAG GTAGTAACCTTGACGGAACTTCAGAGACTTTATGACGAGCTTGTTCAGTCTGCGGATGAATGCCAATTGGATCGCAATGTGGAAAAACCTGTAAG GAGTGGCTGGTTGTGGTCTCGTTTGCTGTCACATCCTTCTCATTCACCAGTAAAGGGTCTGTATCTGTATGGAGGAGTGGGTACTGGTAAAACTATGCTGATGGACCTTTTCTTTGATCAATT GCCCTCTAATTGGAGGAAAAAGAGGATCCATTTTCATGACTTCATGTTAAAAGTACATGGCCTATTACAA AAGCATAAGGGTTTATCAGATCCGCTTGAGGTTGTTGCAGGGGAAATTTCTGAGGAAGCCATTTTGTTATGTCTTGATGAATTTATG GTAACAGATGTTGCTGATGCATTGATACTAAATCGCTTGTTTAAACATTTGTTTAGCAAAGGCATT ATTCTAGTTGCCACTTCGAATCGTGCACCAGATAATCTATATGAGGGAGGATTGCAGAGGGATCTCTTTTTGCCATTCATTGCGACATTGAAG GAAAGATGTGTAATACATGAGATCGGTTCATCAATTGACTACCGCAAAATGACTTCA GGTGAAGAAGGATTCTACTTCATTGGCACAGATTCATCTGCCTTTCTTAAGCAAAAGTTTCAGCAGTTAGTCGGAGAAGGAACAGCTACTCCCAAAGAAGTGGAAGTAGTGATGGGAAGGAAACTGAAA GTTCCATTGGGAGCTAATGGATGTGCCTATTTTACTTTTGAGGAACTTTGTGACAGGCCTCTTGCTGCTGCAGACTATTTGGGATTATTCA AGAACTTTCACACATTAGCACTGGAAGGCATCCCAATTTTCGGGCTTCAAAATAAATCAGCTGCACATAGATTTGTCACATTAATTGAT GTTACATATGAGAACAAAGCGAGGCTATTGTGTACAGCTGAAGGAAGCCCTCAAGagctttttgaaaaaatagtaaCAATATCAGAGGCTAAACAAATGGCACCCAGGACCGCTTCAAGATCACAGAAAAGTGATGTCTCCGACCTTTGTGTAGACAATGAACTCGGATTTGCCAAAGACCGTACTATTAGTAG ATTGACAGAGATTAACAGCAAGGAATACTTGGAACAGCATGCTGCCATGTTGGCTGAAAAGAAAGTCGACCAAGGAAGAATGGATCAGGATGCCGTTGAAGCTTGA